A genomic stretch from Petrimonas mucosa includes:
- a CDS encoding citrate synthase, with product MDNKQVIKVLSDSIAVTSNIDKDLFTKMGVKRGLRNEDHSGVLAGLTRVGDVVGYERQEDGTLKPIPGKLYYRGIDVEELVHGIQADNRLGFEETAFLLLSGKLPTKENLQAFSSLLAQTMPLNHTATMNILSLKGKNIMNILARSVLELYTYDQDPDDITPDNLIHQSINLIAKFPSIIALAYQVLRHDQQGRSLHIRHPHEDFSVAENFLYMMKGPGKYTELDVRILDLALILHADHGGGNNSTFSVRVTSSTETDTYSAIAAGIGSLKGPLHGGANVKVNGMLADMKKNIKDWNDVEEIDAYLTKVLNKEAYDRTGLIYGIGHAVYTISDPRAGLLKEMARELAKEKGREDEFRFMELIEERGVEVFLNYKKAGAKQRTCINVDYYSGFVYDAIGLPEEVFTPIFAMARIVGWTAHRIEELNFSSKRIIRPAYKNVRPLQEFVPMKDRK from the coding sequence ATGGATAACAAGCAAGTCATTAAAGTGTTATCAGACTCGATAGCGGTAACAAGCAACATCGACAAGGACCTTTTCACCAAAATGGGCGTGAAGCGCGGGCTTCGCAACGAAGATCACTCCGGTGTGCTTGCCGGACTTACCCGCGTAGGCGATGTGGTAGGTTATGAACGCCAGGAGGATGGAACCCTGAAGCCGATACCCGGCAAGCTCTATTACCGGGGCATCGACGTGGAGGAGCTGGTACACGGCATCCAGGCCGACAACCGTCTCGGATTTGAAGAGACCGCCTTCCTCCTCTTATCGGGAAAATTGCCGACGAAAGAGAACCTGCAGGCCTTCTCGTCCCTGCTGGCCCAGACCATGCCGCTCAATCATACCGCAACGATGAACATCCTGTCACTGAAAGGGAAGAACATCATGAACATCCTGGCACGTAGCGTGCTGGAACTTTATACATACGACCAGGATCCCGATGATATCACGCCGGACAACCTGATCCATCAATCTATCAACCTGATAGCTAAATTCCCGTCCATCATTGCGTTGGCCTATCAGGTACTGCGTCACGATCAGCAGGGACGTTCACTGCATATCCGGCATCCGCATGAAGATTTTTCGGTTGCGGAAAACTTCCTCTATATGATGAAAGGTCCCGGCAAATATACCGAACTCGATGTGAGGATTCTGGACCTTGCGCTTATCCTGCACGCCGACCATGGCGGCGGTAACAACTCCACCTTCTCGGTGAGGGTGACCAGCTCGACCGAGACCGATACCTATTCGGCCATTGCAGCCGGAATCGGTTCACTGAAAGGCCCGCTTCACGGAGGGGCAAACGTGAAGGTGAACGGTATGCTTGCCGATATGAAGAAAAATATCAAGGACTGGAATGATGTTGAAGAGATCGATGCATACCTGACCAAGGTGCTCAACAAGGAGGCATACGACAGGACGGGACTTATTTACGGTATCGGGCACGCAGTATACACCATCAGCGACCCGCGAGCCGGATTGCTCAAGGAGATGGCGCGCGAACTGGCCAAGGAGAAAGGTCGTGAAGATGAGTTCCGCTTCATGGAGCTGATCGAGGAGCGTGGAGTGGAGGTGTTCCTGAATTACAAGAAAGCGGGTGCCAAGCAGCGTACCTGTATCAATGTCGATTACTATTCCGGCTTTGTTTATGACGCGATCGGGCTGCCCGAAGAGGTCTTCACTCCGATTTTCGCCATGGCCCGAATTGTGGGCTGGACAGCGCACCGTATTGAAGAGCTCAATTTCTCCAGCAAGCGGATCATCCGTCCGGCATACAAGAACGTGCGTCCATTGCAGGAGTTTGTACCGATGAAAGATAGAAAGTAG
- a CDS encoding NADP-dependent isocitrate dehydrogenase: MTKIKVANPIVELDGDEMTRIIWSFIKEQLILPYLDLDIKYYDLSIQNRDATGDQVTIDAAEAIKRYNVGVKCATITPDEARVKEFGLKKMWKSPNGTIRNIVGGTVFREPIICSNVPRYVPGWTEPIIIGRHAFGDQYRATDKVIKGKGKLKLTFTAESGEVQEWEVYNFDGDGVAMAMYNTDESIYGFARSSFQMALAKKYPLYMSTKNTILKAYDGRFKDIFQEVYESEFKESFQEAGITYEHRLIDDMVASAMKWKGGFVWACKNYDGDVQSDTVAQGFGSLGMMSSVLVTPDGRTVEAEAAHGTVTRHYRQHQQGKETSTNPIASIYAWTRGLEHRGKLDNNQPLVDFCHKLEQVCVETVENGEMTKDLALLVYGDDVKGKYLNTQDFLAAVKRNLERKLS; encoded by the coding sequence ATGACGAAGATAAAAGTAGCGAACCCCATCGTGGAACTCGACGGGGATGAGATGACACGGATTATCTGGTCGTTTATCAAGGAGCAGTTGATTCTGCCATACCTCGATCTGGATATCAAGTATTACGACCTGAGTATCCAGAATCGGGACGCCACCGGCGACCAGGTCACGATAGATGCAGCGGAGGCGATCAAGCGATATAATGTGGGCGTAAAGTGTGCGACCATAACCCCTGATGAGGCACGGGTAAAGGAGTTTGGATTGAAAAAGATGTGGAAATCACCCAATGGTACCATCCGCAATATTGTTGGAGGAACTGTTTTCCGTGAACCCATCATCTGCTCCAACGTGCCCCGATATGTTCCGGGCTGGACAGAACCGATCATTATCGGCCGTCATGCTTTCGGCGACCAGTACCGTGCTACCGACAAGGTGATCAAGGGAAAGGGCAAGCTGAAGCTGACCTTTACCGCAGAGAGCGGCGAGGTTCAGGAGTGGGAGGTTTACAACTTCGATGGAGACGGGGTGGCCATGGCGATGTACAATACCGATGAATCGATTTACGGTTTTGCCCGTTCGTCGTTCCAGATGGCACTGGCCAAAAAGTATCCGCTCTACATGTCCACCAAGAATACCATTCTGAAGGCTTACGACGGACGTTTCAAGGATATCTTCCAGGAGGTGTACGAGAGTGAGTTCAAGGAGTCGTTTCAGGAGGCGGGAATCACCTACGAGCACCGGTTGATTGACGACATGGTGGCATCGGCCATGAAGTGGAAAGGCGGTTTTGTGTGGGCATGCAAGAATTACGACGGTGACGTGCAGTCGGATACGGTAGCACAGGGTTTCGGTTCACTGGGCATGATGTCGTCGGTCCTGGTTACGCCGGACGGTCGCACGGTGGAGGCTGAAGCTGCACACGGGACAGTAACCCGTCACTACAGGCAACACCAGCAAGGCAAGGAGACCAGCACCAATCCTATCGCATCCATCTATGCCTGGACGCGCGGTCTCGAACATCGCGGCAAACTGGACAACAACCAGCCGCTTGTCGATTTTTGCCACAAACTGGAACAGGTATGTGTGGAGACCGTAGAGAACGGGGAGATGACCAAAGACTTGGCCCTGTTGGTTTACGGTGACGATGTGAAAGGAAAGTATCTCAATACGCAGGATTTTCTGGCAGCGGTAAAACGCAATCTGGAGAGAAAATTGAGTTGA
- the ltrA gene encoding group II intron reverse transcriptase/maturase, with product MAQQQAKTYQYDLFSETGQEVDRPYDKSEAVRGAQSAKALQVKEAGEQGRALAPDLMGAILCHSNIKQAYKQVRQNKGVAGIDQMAVGGFAVWYAGDGKSLLDKLYNGTYQPQGVKQVEIPKPGGGKRKLGIPTVTDRIIQQAIAQVLSPIYEQKFSENSYGFRPNRSAHQALKKGSEYVEEGRNIVVDMDLKTFFDVVNHDRLMYRLSETIGDKTLLRLIRKYLQSGILVDGVVSQRTEGTPQGSPLSPLLSNIVLDELDKELERRGHKFVRYADDCNIYVRSQTAGERVMESITGFIESKLKLLVNKDKSQVCEVNQTKFLGYTIQKDGNLTIAEKSIERFKEKVRSITKRNRGVKFEQVIAELVPVMRGWLNYFRYARCKRVLKNLDSWIRRKLRCYRLKQCKRVITLQRFLERQGVESWQSWILALSGKGHWRKSGCPQAHQALNNKWFDAAGLYNLTLNYDRLNN from the coding sequence ATGGCGCAACAGCAAGCAAAAACTTACCAGTACGATCTGTTTTCTGAAACGGGTCAGGAGGTTGATCGCCCTTATGACAAGAGTGAAGCCGTACGTGGAGCTCAGTCAGCAAAGGCGTTGCAAGTAAAAGAAGCAGGCGAACAGGGACGAGCCTTAGCCCCGGATTTAATGGGAGCGATATTGTGTCACAGCAATATCAAACAAGCCTACAAACAGGTAAGGCAGAACAAAGGAGTAGCGGGAATCGATCAAATGGCGGTAGGAGGATTTGCCGTATGGTACGCAGGAGATGGAAAAAGTCTACTGGACAAACTATACAACGGCACTTACCAACCCCAAGGGGTCAAGCAGGTCGAAATACCCAAGCCGGGCGGAGGTAAACGCAAACTGGGTATCCCCACGGTAACCGACAGGATCATCCAGCAGGCGATAGCACAGGTACTAAGTCCAATTTACGAGCAGAAATTTTCCGAAAACAGCTACGGATTTCGTCCCAACCGGAGCGCCCATCAAGCGTTAAAGAAAGGGAGCGAATATGTGGAGGAAGGAAGAAATATCGTTGTAGACATGGACTTGAAAACGTTCTTCGATGTCGTCAATCATGACCGGTTAATGTATCGGCTGTCAGAGACCATTGGCGATAAAACGCTATTGAGACTGATACGCAAATACCTTCAAAGTGGAATACTGGTTGATGGCGTTGTAAGTCAACGTACCGAAGGCACCCCCCAGGGGAGCCCCCTGTCCCCACTCTTATCCAACATAGTTTTAGACGAACTGGACAAGGAGTTAGAACGCAGGGGACACAAATTTGTTCGATATGCGGACGATTGCAACATCTACGTACGCAGCCAAACGGCAGGCGAGAGAGTAATGGAATCGATAACAGGCTTTATTGAAAGCAAACTGAAACTACTTGTCAACAAAGACAAAAGTCAGGTTTGCGAGGTAAATCAAACCAAATTCTTAGGCTACACCATCCAAAAGGATGGGAACCTGACCATAGCAGAGAAGAGCATTGAACGCTTCAAGGAGAAAGTACGCAGTATAACCAAGCGAAACAGGGGAGTGAAGTTCGAACAAGTAATTGCAGAACTCGTACCCGTGATGCGCGGTTGGCTTAACTACTTTCGCTACGCCCGATGTAAAAGAGTATTAAAGAATCTTGATTCATGGATACGCAGGAAACTTCGGTGCTATAGATTAAAGCAGTGCAAGAGGGTCATTACCTTGCAACGTTTTCTTGAAAGACAGGGCGTTGAAAGCTGGCAAAGCTGGATATTAGCCCTCTCCGGTAAAGGACACTGGCGCAAGTCAGGATGCCCACAAGCCCACCAGGCTCTCAACAACAAATGGTTTGATGCAGCAGGTCTTTACAACCTCACATTAAATTACGACAGGTTAAACAATTAA
- a CDS encoding carbon-nitrogen hydrolase, which produces MKIGIIQQANSANREENIARLQSKIGSLASEGAELIVLQELHNGLYFCQTEDTAIFDQAEPIPGPSTESFGKLARELGVVILLSLFEKRAPGLYHNTAVVIEKDGTIAGKYRKMHIPDDPAYYEKFYFTPGDLGFNPIETSVGKLGVLVCWDQWYPEAARMMALGGAEVLIYPTAIGYESSDSESEKQRQREAWITVQRGHAVANGIPVIAVNRTGYEPDPSGQTNGITFWGNSFVCGPQGEFLYQAAEEETTQIVEIDKLRTENVRRWWPFLRDRRIDAYGELTLRFRD; this is translated from the coding sequence ATGAAAATCGGTATCATACAACAAGCCAATTCGGCAAACAGGGAGGAGAACATTGCCCGCTTACAGTCGAAGATAGGCTCTCTTGCATCCGAGGGGGCCGAACTGATCGTACTGCAGGAGTTGCACAACGGATTGTACTTCTGCCAGACCGAGGATACGGCCATCTTCGACCAGGCGGAACCGATCCCCGGCCCCTCCACCGAGTCGTTTGGCAAACTGGCCAGGGAGCTGGGGGTGGTGATCCTCTTGTCGCTCTTTGAAAAACGGGCCCCAGGACTCTATCACAATACCGCAGTGGTGATCGAAAAGGATGGCACGATTGCCGGCAAATACCGGAAGATGCATATTCCCGACGATCCTGCCTATTATGAGAAATTCTACTTCACGCCCGGCGACCTCGGATTTAATCCCATCGAGACCTCGGTGGGGAAACTGGGAGTACTGGTTTGCTGGGATCAGTGGTATCCGGAAGCTGCCCGGATGATGGCGCTGGGCGGAGCAGAGGTGCTGATCTATCCCACGGCCATCGGGTATGAGTCTTCCGACAGCGAGAGCGAGAAGCAGCGACAGCGGGAGGCCTGGATCACGGTACAGCGGGGACATGCAGTGGCCAACGGTATTCCGGTCATCGCGGTAAACCGAACCGGATATGAACCGGATCCGTCGGGTCAAACCAATGGGATCACCTTCTGGGGAAACAGTTTTGTCTGCGGACCGCAAGGGGAGTTTCTCTACCAGGCTGCTGAAGAGGAGACCACCCAGATTGTGGAGATCGACAAGCTGCGCACCGAGAATGTCCGTCGCTGGTGGCCATTTCTGCGGGATCGCCGTATCGATGCCTACGGCGAGTTGACATTACGGTTCAGGGATTGA
- a CDS encoding agmatine deiminase family protein, translating to MSKIFFPPEWYQQSGVMVTWPHAGTDWFDILDEVTACYLSFSKEILKREKLLVVCPEEDEIISHFTPEERERLITVELKSNDTWARDHGAISVFVDGRPTLYDFGFNGWGLKFAANHDNQITHQLFQQEEFRPEVEYRSKKRFILEGGSIESDGKGTLLTTSQCLMAPNRNQPMRQDEIEGYLKSAFGAERVLWINHGYLAGDDTDSHVDTLARFCDERTIAYVSCDDEDDEHFDALKRMENELKSFRTTEGAPYRLIPLPMADAVYHNGYRLPATYANFLIINGAVLMPTYASEKDETARVQLQRAFPGREIIGIDCRALIKQHGSLHCVTMQLPEGFL from the coding sequence ATGAGCAAGATCTTTTTCCCTCCCGAATGGTATCAGCAAAGTGGCGTGATGGTCACCTGGCCACATGCCGGTACGGACTGGTTCGACATCCTGGATGAAGTCACGGCTTGTTATCTCTCCTTTTCGAAGGAGATCCTGAAAAGGGAAAAACTGCTGGTCGTCTGCCCGGAGGAGGATGAGATTATCAGCCATTTCACCCCCGAGGAGCGTGAGCGTCTCATCACCGTCGAGCTGAAAAGCAACGACACCTGGGCGCGTGATCACGGTGCCATCTCGGTTTTCGTCGACGGCAGACCGACACTCTACGATTTCGGGTTCAATGGCTGGGGGTTGAAGTTTGCCGCCAACCACGACAATCAGATCACACATCAACTCTTCCAGCAGGAGGAGTTCAGACCCGAAGTGGAGTACCGGTCGAAAAAGAGGTTCATCCTGGAGGGAGGATCAATCGAATCGGACGGCAAGGGAACGCTCCTGACCACATCGCAATGTCTGATGGCTCCCAACCGCAATCAGCCGATGAGACAGGATGAGATCGAAGGGTACCTGAAATCGGCATTCGGGGCAGAACGGGTCTTGTGGATCAATCACGGCTATCTGGCAGGTGACGATACCGACAGCCATGTAGACACGCTTGCGCGATTTTGCGACGAGCGGACAATTGCCTACGTAAGCTGTGACGATGAGGACGACGAACATTTCGATGCACTCAAACGGATGGAGAATGAGTTGAAATCATTCAGGACAACCGAAGGAGCTCCCTACCGGTTAATACCGCTTCCCATGGCGGATGCCGTCTATCATAACGGTTACAGGTTACCGGCCACTTACGCCAACTTCCTGATCATCAACGGGGCGGTATTGATGCCCACCTATGCTTCGGAGAAGGATGAAACGGCAAGGGTGCAGCTGCAGAGGGCATTTCCAGGCAGGGAGATCATCGGCATCGACTGCAGGGCGCTGATCAAACAGCACGGGTCGCTTCATTGCGTGACGATGCAATTGCCTGAGGGTTTTCTTTAA
- the lpxA gene encoding acyl-ACP--UDP-N-acetylglucosamine O-acyltransferase — MSTISSLAFVHPEAKIGENVVIEPFAYVDRNVEIGDGTVVMPYATILFGARIGKNCTIFPHATISAIPQDLKFKGEETVAIIGDRTTVRECVTVNRGTASRGKTVVGKDCLLMAYSHVAHDCILNDFVILGNTTQLAGEVEIDDYAILSGGTLVHQFSRIGAHTMIQGGSKVPKDIPPYTMVGREPLTYVGLNFVGLRRRGFTSEVINSIQDVYRYLYMAGYNTTQALERIENELPVTKERNYIIDFVKSSSRGIIRGNMEG; from the coding sequence ATGAGTACCATATCGTCATTGGCATTTGTTCACCCCGAGGCCAAGATAGGGGAGAATGTCGTTATTGAACCCTTTGCATACGTAGACAGAAACGTTGAGATTGGTGATGGAACCGTTGTAATGCCCTATGCAACCATTCTTTTTGGTGCACGAATCGGTAAAAATTGCACCATCTTCCCACATGCAACCATTTCCGCCATTCCGCAGGACCTGAAGTTCAAGGGTGAAGAGACAGTGGCCATCATCGGCGACAGGACCACTGTCCGTGAATGCGTAACCGTAAACCGGGGTACCGCATCGCGCGGAAAGACTGTCGTTGGAAAAGATTGTCTCCTGATGGCTTACAGCCATGTTGCACACGATTGTATATTGAATGATTTCGTCATTCTGGGCAATACCACACAATTGGCAGGAGAAGTGGAGATTGACGATTATGCGATCCTCAGCGGTGGAACGCTCGTGCACCAGTTCTCGCGTATCGGTGCCCACACCATGATACAGGGAGGATCCAAAGTTCCGAAAGATATTCCGCCCTATACGATGGTAGGCCGCGAACCGCTCACCTATGTCGGCCTGAATTTCGTCGGATTACGCCGAAGGGGTTTTACAAGCGAGGTGATCAACTCCATCCAGGATGTCTACCGCTATCTCTATATGGCGGGCTACAACACCACGCAGGCATTGGAAAGAATTGAGAATGAACTCCCGGTAACAAAAGAACGGAACTATATCATTGATTTTGTAAAAAGTTCTTCCCGTGGCATTATCCGCGGAAACATGGAAGGATAA
- a CDS encoding bifunctional UDP-3-O-[3-hydroxymyristoyl] N-acetylglucosamine deacetylase/3-hydroxyacyl-ACP dehydratase: MKQKTLQSSFTLRGQGLHTGYDIEITFKAAPVDTGYRIKRVDLEGEPIIEAVAENVVHTQRGTVLGVGNVTVSTVEHAFAALYALGIDNCLVEVNAPEFPILDGSAIEYIRAIDKAGIVEQEKEKDFFVVRKKIEVSDPETGSKITLLPDNEFSINSNIEFESQYIPNQYASLESLDDFATEIAPARTFVFVREIQKLRQAGLIKGGNLDNAIVIYERKLPQNELDEIADELNVPRMDANQLGYLNHRELAFPNEPARHKLLDIIGDMSLIGKPIKGRLIATRPGHKINNQLARLIRKEIKSKNQVPFYDPNLEPLMDINRIKQLLPHRYPFLMVDKIIEQTDTYIVGVKNITNDEPYFVGHFPDEPVMPGVLQVEAMAQTGGLLVLSGLDKPERYSTYFLKIDNVKFRSKVVPGDTILFRVELTTEVRRGIATMRGVAFVGDKIVSEADFTAQIIKNK, from the coding sequence GTGAAACAAAAAACGTTACAATCCAGTTTTACGTTGAGAGGCCAAGGGCTTCATACAGGTTACGACATTGAGATTACGTTCAAAGCTGCACCGGTTGATACCGGTTACCGGATTAAACGGGTTGACCTGGAAGGGGAACCCATCATCGAAGCGGTGGCCGAAAATGTTGTCCATACCCAGCGCGGTACGGTTCTGGGAGTGGGCAATGTTACTGTCAGCACTGTTGAACATGCTTTTGCCGCGCTTTATGCCTTGGGAATCGACAACTGCCTAGTAGAAGTGAATGCACCTGAATTTCCCATTCTTGACGGAAGTGCCATAGAATATATCCGTGCAATCGATAAGGCAGGCATCGTTGAACAGGAAAAGGAGAAGGACTTTTTTGTCGTACGGAAGAAAATTGAGGTCTCCGATCCGGAAACCGGTTCAAAGATCACGCTGCTTCCGGATAATGAGTTCAGCATCAACTCCAATATCGAATTCGAATCGCAATATATCCCCAACCAATATGCCAGCCTGGAATCGCTGGATGATTTTGCTACGGAAATAGCACCGGCACGCACGTTTGTCTTTGTACGGGAGATACAGAAACTGCGGCAAGCAGGATTAATCAAGGGGGGCAACCTGGATAACGCCATTGTTATCTATGAAAGGAAACTTCCTCAGAATGAACTGGACGAAATAGCAGACGAGCTCAATGTTCCTCGCATGGATGCCAACCAGCTGGGATACCTGAATCACCGGGAACTGGCATTTCCGAACGAACCTGCCCGTCACAAGCTGCTGGACATCATCGGAGACATGTCGCTGATAGGCAAGCCGATAAAAGGAAGACTTATCGCCACACGTCCGGGGCACAAGATCAACAATCAACTGGCAAGGCTTATTCGGAAGGAGATCAAGAGCAAAAACCAGGTACCGTTTTACGATCCCAACCTCGAACCGCTGATGGACATCAACCGGATCAAGCAGCTTTTGCCGCATCGCTATCCATTCCTGATGGTAGACAAGATCATCGAGCAAACCGACACCTATATTGTGGGGGTCAAAAACATCACCAACGATGAGCCCTATTTTGTGGGCCATTTCCCCGATGAACCGGTTATGCCGGGGGTGCTGCAGGTTGAAGCCATGGCCCAGACAGGAGGTTTGCTGGTCCTTTCCGGACTTGACAAACCTGAAAGATATTCAACATATTTCCTTAAAATTGACAATGTAAAATTCCGAAGTAAAGTAGTTCCTGGTGATACCATCCTCTTCAGGGTAGAACTCACCACAGAGGTCCGCAGGGGCATTGCTACCATGCGTGGAGTTGCTTTCGTAGGCGACAAAATCGTCTCGGAGGCAGATTTTACAGCTCAAATAATCAAAAACAAATAA
- the lpxD gene encoding UDP-3-O-(3-hydroxymyristoyl)glucosamine N-acyltransferase, with protein sequence MTFTAQQIADFLKGEIVGNPDVEVDNFAKIEEGKPRTIAFLSNPKYTHYIYETKADIVLVNRDFTPDKPVSATLIKVPDAYAALAALLELANSLAPVKKGIEEMSFVSPSAKLGENVYVGAFAYIGEQVEIGRDAKIYPQAYIGDNVKIGNNVTIYAGVKIYHGCVIGDNCILHAGAVIGADGFGFSKQEGIYHKIPQIGNVVLEEEVEVGANTTIDRAVMGSTIIRKGVKLDNLIQIAHNCEIGRNTVMAAQVGIAGSAKLGEGCVLGGQVGIGGHITIGSHSQIGAQSGIISNTPEGSEVMGSPAYPVKNFFKSSIIIPKLPDMYRQLNALEKEIRELKKQLS encoded by the coding sequence ATGACCTTCACAGCACAACAGATTGCCGACTTTTTGAAAGGTGAGATTGTCGGAAACCCCGATGTTGAAGTCGATAATTTTGCAAAGATAGAAGAGGGAAAACCACGGACCATTGCTTTTCTTTCCAATCCCAAATATACACATTATATCTACGAGACCAAAGCCGACATTGTATTGGTGAACAGGGATTTCACTCCCGACAAGCCTGTCTCTGCCACCCTGATCAAGGTTCCCGATGCCTATGCCGCACTGGCTGCCCTGCTCGAACTGGCAAACAGTCTTGCTCCCGTCAAGAAGGGGATCGAGGAGATGTCGTTTGTTTCGCCATCGGCCAAGCTGGGTGAGAACGTATATGTAGGCGCATTTGCCTATATCGGAGAGCAAGTGGAGATAGGGCGGGATGCCAAGATCTATCCGCAAGCCTACATCGGAGATAATGTAAAAATCGGTAATAACGTTACCATATATGCCGGAGTAAAGATATATCACGGTTGCGTAATCGGCGACAACTGCATCCTCCATGCAGGAGCAGTAATTGGCGCCGACGGTTTCGGATTCAGCAAGCAGGAGGGGATCTATCACAAAATCCCCCAGATCGGGAACGTAGTACTGGAGGAGGAGGTCGAAGTAGGCGCCAATACCACTATCGACAGAGCTGTAATGGGATCGACCATTATCCGGAAAGGGGTGAAACTCGACAACCTGATTCAGATCGCCCACAATTGCGAGATTGGCAGGAATACGGTGATGGCTGCCCAGGTGGGCATTGCCGGATCGGCTAAACTGGGAGAGGGTTGCGTTCTTGGCGGTCAGGTTGGAATAGGCGGACACATCACCATAGGGAGCCATTCACAGATTGGGGCCCAATCCGGAATCATCAGCAACACCCCCGAAGGTTCGGAAGTGATGGGATCTCCTGCCTATCCGGTAAAAAACTTTTTCAAGTCGAGCATCATCATCCCCAAACTTCCAGATATGTACCGTCAATTAAACGCACTGGAGAAAGAGATCCGTGAACTGAAAAAGCAGCTTTCCTGA